A single Macaca fascicularis isolate 582-1 chromosome 13, T2T-MFA8v1.1 DNA region contains:
- the SEMA4C gene encoding semaphorin-4C isoform X2, translated as MAPHWAVWLLAARLWGLGIGAEVWWNLVPRKTVASGELATVVRRFSQTGIQDFLTLTLTEQTGLLYVGAREALFAFSMEALELQGAISWEAPAEKKTECIQKGKNNQTECFNFIRFLQPYNASHLYACGTYAFQPKCTYINMLTFTLERGEFEDGKGKCPYDPAKGHTGLLVDGELYSATLNNFLGTEPIILRNMGPHHSMKTEYLAFWLNEPHFVGSAYVPESVGSLTGDDDKVYFFFRERAVESDCYAEQVVARVARVCKGDMGGARTLQKKWTTFLKARLACSAPDWQLYFNQLQAVHTLQDTSWHNTTFFGVFQARWGDMYLSAVCEYQLEEIQRVFEGPYKEYREQAQKWGRYTDPVPSPRPGSCINNWHRRHGYTSSLELPDNTLNFIKKHPLMEEQVGPRWSRPLLVKKGTNFTHLVADRVTGLDGATYTVLFIGTGDGWLLKAVSLGPWVHLIEELQLFDQEPMGSLVLAQSKTLQAVLWSWLWPLP; from the exons ATGGCCCCACACTGGGCTGTCTGGCTGCTGGCAGCAAGGCTGTGGGGCCTGGGCATTGGGGCTGAGGTGTGGTGGAACCTTGTGCCGCGGAAGACAGTGGCTTCTGGGG AGCTGGCCACGGTAGTGCGGCGGTTCTCCCAGACGGGCATCCAGGACTTCCTGACGCTGACGCTGACGGAGCAGACTGGGCTCCTGTACGTGGGGGCCCGAGAGGCCCTGTTTGCTTTCAGCATGGAGGCCCTGGAGCTGCAAGGAGCG ATCTCCTGGGAGGCCCCTGCGGAGAAGAAGACTGAGTGTATCCAGAAAGGGAAGAACAACCAG ACCGAGTGCTTCAACTTCATCCGCTTCCTGCAGCCCTACAATGCCTCCCACCTGTACGCCTGTGGCACCTATGCCTTCCAGCCCAAGTGCACCTACATC AACATGCTTACCTTCACTTTGGAGCGTGGAGAGTTTGAAGATGGGAAGGGCAAGTGTCCCTATGACCCAGCTAAgggccacactggcctccttgtgG ATGGTGAGCTGTACTCGGCCACACTCAACAACTTCCTGGGCACGGAACCCATTATCCTGCGTAACATGGGGCCGCACCACTCCATGAAGACAGAGTACCTGGCCTTTTGGCTCAACG AACCTCACTTTGTAGGCTCTGCCTATGTACCGGAGAGTGTGGGCAGCTTAACGGGGGACGACGACAAGGTCTACTTCTTCTTCAGGGAGAGGGCGGTGGAGTCTGACTGCTATGCTGAGCAGGTGGTGGCTCGTGTGGCCCGCGTCTGCAAG GGCGATATGGGGGGCGCGCGGACCCTGCAGAAGAAGTGGACCACGTTCCTGAAGGCGCGGCTGGCGTGCTCTGCCCCGGACTGGCAGCTCTACTTCAACCAGCTGCAGGCGGTGCACACCCTGCAGGACACCTCCTGGCACAACACCACCTTCTTTGGGGTTTTTCAAGCGCGGTG GGGTGACATGTACCTGTCGGCCGTCTGTGAGTACCAGTTGGAAGAGATCCAGCGGGTGTTTGAGGGCCCCTACAAGGAGTACCGGGAGCAAGCCCAGAAGTGGGGCCGCTACACCGACCCTGTACCCAGCCCTCGGCCTGGCTCG TGCATTAACAACTGGCACCGGCGCCACGGTTACACCAGCTCCCTGGAGCTGCCTGACAACACCCTCAACTTCATCAAGAAGCACCCGCTGATGGAGGAGCAGGTGGGGCCTCGGTGGAGCCGCCCCCTGCTTGTGAAGAAGGGCACCAACTTCACCCACCTGGTGGCCGACCGGGTTACAGGACTTGATGGAGCCACCTATACAGTGCTGTTCATTGGCACAG GAGATGGCTGGCTGCTCAAGGCCGTGAGCCTGGGGCCCTGGGTTCACCTGATTGAAGAGCTGCAGCTGTTTGACCAGGAGCCCATGGGAAGCCTGGTGCTGGCTCAGAGCAAG ACCCTCCAAGCTGTGCTGTGGTCCTGGCTCTGGCCTCTTCCCTGA
- the SEMA4C gene encoding semaphorin-4C isoform X1 produces the protein MAPHWAVWLLAARLWGLGIGAEVWWNLVPRKTVASGELATVVRRFSQTGIQDFLTLTLTEQTGLLYVGAREALFAFSMEALELQGAISWEAPAEKKTECIQKGKNNQTECFNFIRFLQPYNASHLYACGTYAFQPKCTYINMLTFTLERGEFEDGKGKCPYDPAKGHTGLLVDGELYSATLNNFLGTEPIILRNMGPHHSMKTEYLAFWLNEPHFVGSAYVPESVGSLTGDDDKVYFFFRERAVESDCYAEQVVARVARVCKGDMGGARTLQKKWTTFLKARLACSAPDWQLYFNQLQAVHTLQDTSWHNTTFFGVFQARWGDMYLSAVCEYQLEEIQRVFEGPYKEYREQAQKWGRYTDPVPSPRPGSCINNWHRRHGYTSSLELPDNTLNFIKKHPLMEEQVGPRWSRPLLVKKGTNFTHLVADRVTGLDGATYTVLFIGTGDGWLLKAVSLGPWVHLIEELQLFDQEPMGSLVLAQSKKLLFAGSRSQLVQLPLADCMKYRSCADCVLARDPYCAWSVNTSRCVAVGGHSGSLLIQHVMISDTSGICNLRGSKKVRATPKNITVVAGTDLVLPCHLSSNLAHARWTFGDRDLPAEQPGSFLYDARLQALVVMAAQPRHAGAYHCFSEEQGARLAAEGYLVAVVAGPSVTLEARAPLENLGLVWLAVVALGAVCLVLLLLVLSLRRRLREELEKGAKATERTLVYPLELPKEPTSPPFRPCPEPDEKLWDPVGYYYSDGSLKIVPGHARCQPGGGPPSPPPGIPGQPLPSPTRLHLGGGRNSNANGYVRLQLGGEDRGGLGHPLPELADELRRKLQQRQPLPDSNPEESSV, from the exons ATGGCCCCACACTGGGCTGTCTGGCTGCTGGCAGCAAGGCTGTGGGGCCTGGGCATTGGGGCTGAGGTGTGGTGGAACCTTGTGCCGCGGAAGACAGTGGCTTCTGGGG AGCTGGCCACGGTAGTGCGGCGGTTCTCCCAGACGGGCATCCAGGACTTCCTGACGCTGACGCTGACGGAGCAGACTGGGCTCCTGTACGTGGGGGCCCGAGAGGCCCTGTTTGCTTTCAGCATGGAGGCCCTGGAGCTGCAAGGAGCG ATCTCCTGGGAGGCCCCTGCGGAGAAGAAGACTGAGTGTATCCAGAAAGGGAAGAACAACCAG ACCGAGTGCTTCAACTTCATCCGCTTCCTGCAGCCCTACAATGCCTCCCACCTGTACGCCTGTGGCACCTATGCCTTCCAGCCCAAGTGCACCTACATC AACATGCTTACCTTCACTTTGGAGCGTGGAGAGTTTGAAGATGGGAAGGGCAAGTGTCCCTATGACCCAGCTAAgggccacactggcctccttgtgG ATGGTGAGCTGTACTCGGCCACACTCAACAACTTCCTGGGCACGGAACCCATTATCCTGCGTAACATGGGGCCGCACCACTCCATGAAGACAGAGTACCTGGCCTTTTGGCTCAACG AACCTCACTTTGTAGGCTCTGCCTATGTACCGGAGAGTGTGGGCAGCTTAACGGGGGACGACGACAAGGTCTACTTCTTCTTCAGGGAGAGGGCGGTGGAGTCTGACTGCTATGCTGAGCAGGTGGTGGCTCGTGTGGCCCGCGTCTGCAAG GGCGATATGGGGGGCGCGCGGACCCTGCAGAAGAAGTGGACCACGTTCCTGAAGGCGCGGCTGGCGTGCTCTGCCCCGGACTGGCAGCTCTACTTCAACCAGCTGCAGGCGGTGCACACCCTGCAGGACACCTCCTGGCACAACACCACCTTCTTTGGGGTTTTTCAAGCGCGGTG GGGTGACATGTACCTGTCGGCCGTCTGTGAGTACCAGTTGGAAGAGATCCAGCGGGTGTTTGAGGGCCCCTACAAGGAGTACCGGGAGCAAGCCCAGAAGTGGGGCCGCTACACCGACCCTGTACCCAGCCCTCGGCCTGGCTCG TGCATTAACAACTGGCACCGGCGCCACGGTTACACCAGCTCCCTGGAGCTGCCTGACAACACCCTCAACTTCATCAAGAAGCACCCGCTGATGGAGGAGCAGGTGGGGCCTCGGTGGAGCCGCCCCCTGCTTGTGAAGAAGGGCACCAACTTCACCCACCTGGTGGCCGACCGGGTTACAGGACTTGATGGAGCCACCTATACAGTGCTGTTCATTGGCACAG GAGATGGCTGGCTGCTCAAGGCCGTGAGCCTGGGGCCCTGGGTTCACCTGATTGAAGAGCTGCAGCTGTTTGACCAGGAGCCCATGGGAAGCCTGGTGCTGGCTCAGAGCAAG AAGCTGCTCTTTGCCGGCTCCCGCTCTCAGCTGGTGCAGCTGCCCCTGGCCGACTGCATGAAGTACCGCTCCTGTGCAGACTGTGTCCTCGCCCGGGACCCCTATTGTGCCTGGAGCGTCAACACCAGCCGCTGTGTGGCCGTGGGTGGCCACTCTGG ATCTCTGCTGATCCAGCACGTGATGATCTCGGACACTTCAGGCATCTGCAACCTCCGAGGCAGTAAGAAAG TCAGGGCCACTCCCAAAAACATCACGGTGGTGGCGGGCACAGACCTGGTGCTGCCCTGCCACCTCTCCTCCAACTTGGCCCATGCCCGCTGGACCTTTGGGGACCGGGACCTGCCTGCGGAACAGCCCGGCTCTTTCCTCTACGATGCCCGGCTCCAGGCCCTAGTTGTGATGGCCGCCCAGCCCCGCCACGCTGGGGCCTACCACTGCTTTTCAGAGGAGCAGGGGGCGCGGCTAGCTGCTGAAGGCTACCTTGTGGCTGTCGTGGCAGGCCCGTCGGTGACCTTGGAGGCCCGGGCCCCCCTGGAAAACCTGGGGCTGGTGTGGCTGGCGGTGGTGGCCCTGGGGGCCGTGtgcctggtgctgctgctgctggtgctgTCACTGCGCCGGCGGCTGCGGGAAGAGCTGGAGAAAGGGGCCAAGGCTACTGAGAGGACCCTGGTGTACCCCCTGGAGCTGCCCAAGGAGCCCACCAGTCCCCCCTTCCGGCCCTGTCCTGAACCAGATGAGAAACTTTGGGATCCTGTCGGTTACTACTATTCAGATGGCTCCCTTAAGATAGTACCTGGGCATGCCCGGTGCCAGCCTGGCGGGGGGCCCCCTTCACCACCTCCAGGCATTCCAGGCCAGCCTCTGCCTTCTCCAACTCGGCTTCACTTGGGGGGTGGGCGGAACTCAAATGCCAATGGTTACGTGCGCTTACAACTAGGAGGGGAGGACCGGGGAGGGCTCGGGCACCCCCTGCCCGAGCTTGCGGATGAACTGAGACGCAAACTGCAGCAACGCCAGCCACTGCCCGACTCCAACCCCGAGGAGTCATCAGTATGA